The proteins below come from a single Tissierella sp. MB52-C2 genomic window:
- a CDS encoding diguanylate cyclase, whose protein sequence is MRIIDNRYKIENSLDDTFYYEQYKVCDLWEGDKTQLMKLYNHNIQNQIIDYFTDNFIHLSNIRHKYLLSSESFNLVKTIDTKKTNMLLYYSIVEYVEGSRLSHIKDKLDFHERLKIILDTMIVIDFLHFRGFTYKLLSPSEIFITEDRNIKLMDLPTNIEKRHNSHYDDLSRCFILPEALINKERNDKKTDYYSIGTLIKYLLLEDFTTDDIDAFRYKDMGSITEEQKDILNSIIKQLTKRDFINKDLNLIEIVDKIATVFNFSYSYDLVTARNVLYFKDRIIGRKKEVEKILSIDDNILRGANTLRGLIYNADLGVGKTRFLSEISYKLKMKGRDVYFIEIYNDKGNHLLDMSNILKQSIKDTPSELIEKYRSELSKILPELRLNIDEEVDTDLNQKIERFRLYNRISNYFIELSKDKIIYIIIDDIQKCNTTFIMILDYLIQNTISNNLFFIFSYDKNYENINPLVEEKINQWKNEDYILSMESHKLNLEEIGELVQSILGISYVPYNLASVLFKESQGNPRRIEYIIKHLFSIGELYMSPLGRWRLKVDSYEDLYIQLSIDDDFSKQLNIIKEKYFDIFKVMSIFGDKPHKRILLGMLEIEQKNIEKILNELISLKLIDEKVADWGYSYNINSSELKKLIYSQIPEEEKIILHTKAAKVIQNFDDESTSFILEELLYHLIKSNQGSKALDIIFEEIKKIENKYGSQAKFLWEQAYDIVKDHDGNVKLEILENLVNIYYLKDETDRGKSYLEEYQKSANLLKNFNHIIKSKSVIADIYFRKGEKEEALKEIESIEKISKEHDIIEGQIKALALKAKFEIVSGELKEAEEYLNKGIKLSKNNEIITYLGTLYNRLGLIKTLSGNTNKAIENYKKSIFYHESVGDFMEITRPINNIGIIYAEHYANSQKSMEYYKKGLAIAKKNGFQEVEIVFLNNIAESYMMNYEFDDALNYIEEARQGSLELQDFKITVLAHINLGIIYIATSEYTKAYGCYLYLKEVFESKNITDLEINLQYHEFLGEFYGCFGQWEKAIEAYNIVQDFSKDCNIRDYLNSKLMILWFEFFNKSILNKEEIEELRNLYRNTEFIQDRRKSLLYISIICLLNENKSYALELIEEDADLANSAKIDFLDKIREIILYSLDFSETSIENLIFMEEGLRKDKIFSMNLYLNIIIGFILYSKNKYKESIKYLLDSLDRLYRLSLEIPDPELKFSYIKSKKGNLIKEKLVTAVKNEYNHEIDYTSLEEIDEKDLNCFFNITSIIDVIGSKELVEIIKLDYWDKVLDINNTDQLISRFTDDFKYNLDIILNYLGKETFAKKGFIIGYDEKEKDYIIFSSLDDKLDYKINKEVLALTDKHKMGILINNNFQTIYNQKYRDFLSNDIKGIICVPIFKSNEEINRKTERRKIIYEENRGQGYIYLETDKVLNRFDIQRLELVKNLSNLAFINLENNKLKLMAIQDKLTGVFTRKYYEGKLTELINYTKSIGGSFSLLMLDIDKFKNINDVYGHRKGDEILALIGETLKSTVRSSDIVARYGGEEFVVLLKNTKESEAKNISEKIRENVEKLRIQGIDHLVTVSIGISLYPQHSQFKEELIEKADQALYYAKETGRNKSVIWNTQMDNTINRVDKLAGILTGNTEEDNRNMLAIINILELIKENQTIEEKTFIFLGRIIETLDAEWATVMFIDNKEIKRTLSRARFNDDWIEDVDINYKIINRIIETRKGEFLIDWDNIENIDVLSGLPNWKSIIVLPLINNGNVKGILYISTSIKNKEFDFDNFNLSKNFGNIFSAII, encoded by the coding sequence ATGAGAATTATAGATAATAGATACAAAATTGAAAATAGCTTAGATGATACTTTTTATTATGAACAGTATAAAGTATGTGATTTATGGGAAGGTGATAAAACACAGTTGATGAAACTTTATAATCATAATATCCAAAATCAAATTATTGATTATTTTACGGACAACTTCATTCATCTATCAAATATTCGTCATAAGTATTTATTATCCTCTGAATCATTTAATTTAGTAAAGACAATAGATACTAAAAAAACAAATATGTTACTATACTATTCAATAGTTGAATATGTTGAAGGGTCTAGACTAAGCCATATAAAAGATAAGCTAGATTTTCATGAAAGGCTAAAGATCATTCTTGATACTATGATAGTAATTGATTTTTTACATTTTAGAGGATTTACATATAAATTATTAAGCCCTTCAGAAATATTTATAACAGAAGATAGAAACATTAAGCTCATGGACTTACCTACCAATATTGAAAAAAGACATAATTCTCATTACGATGATTTATCAAGATGTTTTATATTGCCGGAAGCATTGATTAATAAGGAACGAAATGATAAAAAAACAGACTATTATTCAATAGGAACATTGATAAAATACTTATTATTAGAAGATTTTACTACCGACGATATAGACGCTTTTAGATATAAGGATATGGGCTCAATAACTGAAGAGCAAAAAGACATATTAAATAGCATAATAAAACAACTTACCAAGCGAGATTTCATAAATAAAGACTTAAACTTAATAGAGATTGTAGATAAAATAGCAACTGTTTTTAATTTTAGCTATTCTTATGATTTAGTAACGGCAAGAAATGTCTTATATTTTAAGGATAGGATAATAGGAAGAAAAAAAGAAGTTGAAAAAATTTTATCCATAGACGACAATATCTTGCGGGGTGCAAATACTTTGAGGGGCCTGATTTATAATGCAGATTTGGGAGTAGGAAAAACGAGGTTTCTCAGTGAAATATCCTATAAACTTAAGATGAAAGGTAGAGATGTATATTTCATTGAGATATATAATGATAAAGGCAATCATCTATTAGATATGTCCAACATTTTGAAACAATCAATAAAAGATACACCATCAGAACTCATAGAAAAGTATAGAAGTGAACTTTCTAAAATATTACCTGAACTAAGACTGAATATAGATGAAGAAGTAGACACAGATTTAAATCAGAAGATAGAAAGATTTAGACTATATAATAGAATTTCAAATTATTTTATAGAATTATCTAAAGACAAGATTATTTATATTATTATCGATGATATTCAAAAATGTAACACTACCTTTATAATGATTTTAGACTACTTAATTCAAAATACAATAAGCAATAACTTGTTTTTTATTTTTTCCTATGATAAAAACTATGAAAATATAAATCCCCTAGTAGAAGAAAAAATAAATCAATGGAAAAATGAAGACTATATATTATCTATGGAATCACATAAATTAAATTTAGAAGAAATCGGAGAATTAGTTCAAAGTATACTAGGTATATCCTATGTACCTTATAATTTGGCATCTGTTTTATTTAAGGAAAGCCAGGGAAATCCAAGACGAATTGAATACATAATTAAACATCTATTTAGTATAGGAGAGTTATATATGAGTCCTTTAGGAAGATGGAGACTAAAGGTTGATAGTTATGAGGACTTATATATTCAGTTAAGTATAGATGATGATTTTTCAAAACAATTGAATATAATTAAAGAAAAATATTTTGATATATTTAAAGTAATGTCAATATTTGGTGATAAACCACATAAAAGAATATTACTTGGAATGTTGGAAATAGAGCAGAAGAATATAGAAAAGATATTAAACGAATTAATATCTTTAAAATTAATTGATGAAAAGGTAGCAGACTGGGGATATAGTTACAATATAAATAGTAGTGAGTTAAAGAAGTTAATATATAGTCAAATACCTGAAGAAGAAAAGATAATCTTACATACAAAAGCAGCTAAAGTTATTCAGAATTTTGATGATGAGAGTACAAGCTTCATATTAGAAGAATTACTATATCATTTAATTAAATCTAATCAAGGTAGTAAAGCTTTAGACATTATCTTTGAAGAGATAAAAAAGATTGAAAACAAATATGGAAGTCAGGCTAAGTTTTTATGGGAACAGGCCTACGATATAGTAAAAGATCATGATGGAAATGTAAAACTTGAAATATTAGAAAATTTAGTAAATATTTACTATTTAAAAGATGAAACAGATAGGGGAAAATCATATTTAGAAGAATATCAAAAAAGTGCAAATTTATTAAAGAATTTTAACCATATAATTAAGAGTAAATCTGTGATTGCGGATATTTATTTTAGAAAAGGTGAAAAGGAAGAGGCTCTAAAAGAGATAGAATCCATAGAAAAAATTTCTAAAGAGCATGATATTATTGAAGGTCAAATAAAGGCCTTAGCTCTAAAGGCGAAATTTGAAATAGTCAGTGGAGAATTAAAAGAGGCTGAAGAATATCTAAATAAAGGAATAAAATTATCTAAAAACAATGAAATTATAACTTATCTAGGAACTCTTTACAATAGACTGGGATTAATAAAAACTTTAAGTGGAAACACAAATAAAGCAATAGAAAACTATAAAAAGAGCATTTTCTACCATGAATCTGTAGGGGATTTCATGGAAATTACTAGGCCTATAAATAATATTGGAATTATATACGCAGAGCATTATGCTAATAGTCAAAAATCTATGGAATATTATAAGAAAGGCTTAGCCATTGCTAAGAAAAACGGTTTTCAAGAGGTGGAAATAGTATTTTTAAATAATATAGCAGAATCATATATGATGAATTATGAATTTGATGATGCTCTAAACTATATAGAAGAAGCAAGACAGGGGAGTTTAGAACTTCAAGACTTTAAAATCACTGTTTTAGCTCATATTAACTTAGGCATTATATATATTGCAACATCAGAATATACAAAGGCATATGGATGCTATTTATATTTAAAAGAAGTGTTTGAATCCAAAAATATAACTGACTTGGAAATTAACCTACAATATCATGAGTTTTTAGGAGAGTTTTATGGATGCTTTGGACAATGGGAGAAAGCCATAGAGGCATATAATATTGTTCAAGATTTTTCAAAGGATTGTAATATACGTGATTATCTAAATAGTAAGCTAATGATCCTTTGGTTTGAATTTTTTAATAAATCTATCTTAAATAAAGAGGAAATAGAAGAACTAAGAAATCTATATAGAAATACAGAATTTATACAAGATAGAAGAAAATCTCTTTTATATATATCAATTATTTGTCTTCTAAATGAAAATAAAAGTTATGCCTTAGAACTAATTGAAGAAGATGCAGATTTAGCAAATTCAGCAAAGATAGATTTTCTAGATAAAATAAGAGAAATAATATTATATTCTTTAGATTTTTCAGAGACTTCCATTGAAAATTTGATTTTTATGGAGGAAGGTCTTCGTAAAGACAAAATATTTTCTATGAATTTATATCTCAATATAATAATAGGATTTATACTTTACTCTAAAAACAAATATAAAGAATCTATTAAATATTTATTAGATTCCTTAGACCGACTTTATAGATTAAGTTTAGAAATACCAGATCCAGAATTGAAATTTAGTTACATTAAAAGTAAAAAAGGGAACTTAATAAAAGAAAAACTTGTAACAGCTGTAAAAAATGAATATAACCATGAAATAGATTATACTTCATTAGAAGAAATAGATGAAAAGGATTTAAACTGCTTTTTTAATATTACTTCTATAATAGATGTAATAGGAAGCAAAGAATTAGTAGAGATAATTAAATTAGATTATTGGGATAAGGTTCTAGATATTAATAATACAGATCAATTAATATCTAGATTTACCGATGATTTTAAATACAATTTAGATATAATATTAAATTATTTAGGAAAAGAAACTTTTGCTAAAAAAGGTTTTATTATAGGCTATGATGAAAAAGAGAAAGATTATATAATCTTTTCATCCTTAGATGATAAATTGGATTATAAAATTAATAAAGAAGTTTTAGCTCTAACAGATAAACATAAAATGGGCATTTTAATAAATAATAATTTCCAAACTATATATAATCAGAAATATAGGGATTTTTTATCTAATGATATAAAGGGAATAATATGTGTACCAATATTCAAATCTAATGAAGAAATTAATAGAAAAACAGAGAGAAGAAAAATTATATACGAAGAAAATCGTGGTCAAGGCTATATTTATTTAGAAACCGATAAAGTCCTTAATAGATTCGACATTCAAAGGCTTGAACTGGTTAAAAATCTATCTAATTTAGCATTTATTAATCTGGAGAATAATAAGTTAAAACTAATGGCTATTCAAGATAAGCTTACAGGTGTATTTACTAGAAAGTATTATGAAGGAAAACTAACAGAGCTTATTAACTACACTAAATCCATAGGTGGAAGTTTTTCTCTTTTAATGTTAGATATTGATAAGTTTAAGAATATAAATGATGTCTATGGACATAGAAAGGGAGACGAAATTCTTGCCTTAATAGGGGAAACGTTGAAATCAACGGTGAGAAGCTCTGATATAGTAGCGAGATATGGAGGAGAAGAGTTTGTTGTATTGCTTAAGAATACTAAAGAATCTGAAGCCAAAAACATTTCAGAAAAAATACGTGAAAATGTTGAAAAGTTGAGAATTCAAGGAATTGATCATTTAGTTACTGTAAGTATAGGAATATCTCTTTATCCACAACATAGTCAATTTAAAGAAGAATTAATTGAGAAGGCAGATCAAGCTCTATATTATGCAAAAGAAACTGGCAGAAATAAATCTGTTATATGGAATACACAGATGGACAATACAATAAATAGAGTTGATAAATTAGCTGGTATATTAACAGGAAATACTGAAGAGGATAATCGAAATATGTTAGCTATTATCAATATTCTCGAATTAATAAAAGAAAATCAAACTATTGAAGAAAAGACATTTATATTTTTAGGTAGAATAATAGAGACTCTAGATGCAGAATGGGCAACGGTAATGTTTATCGACAATAAAGAGATAAAAAGAACTCTTAGCAGAGCCAGGTTTAATGATGATTGGATAGAAGATGTAGATATAAACTATAAAATTATTAATAGAATAATAGAGACTAGAAAAGGTGAGTTCTTAATAGACTGGGATAATATTGAAAATATTGATGTATTATCAGGGCTGCCAAACTGGAAATCTATCATAGTTCTGCCGCTGATAAACAATGGTAATGTGAAGGGAATTTTATATATTTCTACTTCTATTAAAAATAAAGAGTTTGATTTTGATAACTTTAATTTATCTAAAAACTTCGGTAATATATTTTCTGCCATAATATAA
- a CDS encoding ABC transporter ATP-binding protein, protein MSIFFNLKDFFSKQKWNYLIGVIWLLIIDSVQLVVPQLLRGLTNAFQDNGLNNKIILKYVFLILLTGVTIAVGRFFWRIYILGTSRELEYYLRKRIFNHLLSLSPNYFNTHKTGDLMAHATNDVNAVRMAIGQGTIMIVDSLFMIVLSLIMMIKTTNIRLAFIALFTLPFIVIIVSRFGKIIHKRFRIVQEAFSDLTDITQESFSGIRVVKSFVQEDLIQNKFAGVNKDNLKKNLSLVKISGTFHPFIQLVSSISFLLVILYGGKEVILNKISLGDFIAFNSYLGLLVWPMMALGWVINIFQRGAASMDRINLILAETPEIVNSLNSIELENPKGKIQFKNVNFKYPGSDNYALENISFSIEQGKSLAIIGRTGSGKSTIVSILLRLYDIQQGNILFDDIDIKDLSLMSLRENIGYVPQDNFLFSNTIEENIAFSFDEPISPERVIRAAKLSEVYNNIVEFENGFETILGERGVTLSGGQKQRTSIARALIKEPSVLILDDSLSSVDTETEEKILNNLKTIMNSKTTIIISHRISTIKDCDEIIFLTDGKITERGTHESLLLDNGSYKELYENQLLEEKIVNN, encoded by the coding sequence TTGTCAATTTTTTTTAATCTAAAAGATTTTTTCTCAAAACAAAAATGGAACTATTTAATTGGGGTGATATGGCTTTTAATAATAGACTCTGTACAATTAGTAGTTCCTCAACTTTTAAGGGGATTAACAAACGCTTTCCAAGACAATGGATTAAACAACAAGATAATATTAAAGTATGTATTTTTAATTTTACTAACTGGTGTTACCATTGCTGTTGGACGTTTTTTTTGGAGAATATATATTTTAGGTACTTCTAGGGAACTAGAGTATTATTTAAGAAAAAGGATATTTAATCATTTATTATCTTTATCTCCAAACTATTTTAATACTCATAAAACTGGAGATTTAATGGCCCATGCTACAAACGATGTCAATGCTGTTAGGATGGCAATTGGACAGGGTACTATAATGATTGTAGATTCTCTATTTATGATAGTTTTATCCTTAATCATGATGATAAAAACTACAAATATTAGATTGGCTTTTATTGCTTTATTTACATTGCCATTTATCGTTATTATAGTAAGTAGATTTGGTAAAATCATTCATAAGCGTTTTAGGATAGTTCAAGAAGCTTTTTCTGACCTCACTGATATTACTCAGGAAAGTTTCTCTGGCATTCGAGTAGTAAAGTCTTTCGTACAAGAAGATCTTATCCAAAATAAGTTTGCTGGAGTAAATAAAGATAATCTGAAGAAAAATTTAAGTTTAGTTAAAATCTCTGGAACTTTCCATCCATTTATCCAATTAGTATCTTCCATTAGTTTTCTCTTAGTTATTCTTTATGGTGGTAAGGAAGTAATATTAAATAAAATCTCATTAGGTGATTTTATTGCTTTCAATTCTTATTTAGGTCTGTTGGTGTGGCCAATGATGGCTCTAGGCTGGGTTATAAATATATTTCAAAGAGGAGCTGCCTCAATGGATAGAATAAATCTTATTTTAGCAGAAACTCCAGAGATAGTTAATAGCTTGAATTCTATTGAATTAGAAAATCCAAAGGGAAAAATCCAATTTAAAAATGTTAACTTTAAGTATCCAGGATCTGATAACTATGCTTTAGAAAATATAAGTTTTTCTATAGAACAGGGAAAATCTCTAGCTATAATTGGTAGAACAGGCAGTGGAAAATCCACCATTGTAAGCATACTCCTTAGGCTTTATGATATTCAGCAGGGTAATATATTATTTGATGATATAGATATTAAAGACTTATCTTTAATGTCCCTCAGAGAAAATATAGGCTATGTTCCACAGGATAATTTCTTATTTTCTAATACTATAGAAGAAAATATTGCTTTTTCGTTCGATGAGCCTATATCTCCTGAAAGAGTTATAAGAGCTGCTAAACTGTCTGAAGTTTATAATAATATAGTAGAATTTGAGAATGGTTTTGAAACTATTTTAGGCGAACGAGGAGTTACATTGTCAGGTGGTCAAAAACAAAGAACTTCCATAGCTCGTGCCTTAATTAAAGAACCTTCCGTCCTTATATTAGATGATAGTTTATCTAGTGTAGATACGGAAACTGAAGAAAAAATATTAAATAATTTAAAAACCATAATGAATTCAAAAACTACTATTATAATTAGTCATAGAATATCTACTATTAAAGACTGTGATGAAATCATTTTCTTGACCGATGGCAAGATTACTGAAAGAGGAACACATGAATCTCTTTTATTAGATAATGGTTCATATAAAGAGCTATATGAAAATCAGTTGTTAGAAGAAAAAATAGTTAATAATTAG
- a CDS encoding YtxH domain-containing protein: MINRLIEEKKRKIEREKRMETAKKFAAGTVIGTAVGAAAGLLLAPKSGKETRKDISEKTKEVTENIKNTVNEQMEAGKDFQEKVKSEIKNVYDEIKGKAREAKEDIIEEVEDIEDIDIIEEEPEEEEMEDDERELE, from the coding sequence ATGATAAATAGGCTTATTGAAGAAAAAAAGAGAAAAATTGAAAGAGAAAAGAGAATGGAAACTGCTAAGAAGTTTGCTGCTGGAACAGTCATAGGTACAGCAGTAGGTGCTGCTGCTGGTCTTTTATTGGCTCCTAAGTCTGGAAAGGAAACGAGAAAAGATATATCTGAGAAGACTAAGGAAGTAACAGAAAATATAAAAAACACAGTAAATGAGCAAATGGAAGCAGGAAAGGATTTCCAAGAAAAAGTAAAGTCAGAAATTAAAAATGTTTATGATGAGATCAAAGGAAAGGCAAGAGAAGCCAAAGAAGATATCATAGAAGAAGTAGAAGATATAGAGGATATAGATATAATAGAGGAAGAACCAGAAGAAGAGGAAATGGAAGATGATGAGAGAGAATTAGAGTAA
- the hutH gene encoding histidine ammonia-lyase, whose product MEKIFIDGNNLTLEEFVEVARMGKEVELSQEAIAKVEKARALVDKLVDENKVVYGITTGFGKFSDVVITGEETKTLQRNLIISHACGVGNPLDEEVVRGIMLLRANALSKGFSGIRLSTLNTLVEMLNKKVHPIIPEKGSLGASGDLAPLSHMVLVMIGEGEAIYEGKRMSGKEAMEKANIQTVELTSKEGLALINGTQVMTSIGALTIHDSIVLSKTADIAASLTIEALNGITDAFDPRVHKVRAHEGQINTAKNLLTLLENSDMTTRQGEVRVQDAYSLRCLPQIHGGSKDCFKYVKEKIEIEMNSATDNPLIFVEEEEIISGGNFHGQPMALSFDFLGIGLSELANISERRLERLVNPALSNGLPAFLVEKGGLNSGFMIVQYSAASLVSENKVLAHPASVDSIPSSANQEDHVSMGTIAARKAREILGNVRKVLAMEILAACQGIDLRENKGLGKGTNIVYNIVRENIPFMEDDRVMSCDINKSEDIIKSEEIVNAVEKEVGKLL is encoded by the coding sequence ATGGAGAAAATATTTATAGACGGTAATAATCTAACTCTAGAGGAATTTGTAGAGGTTGCAAGAATGGGAAAAGAAGTAGAATTATCACAGGAGGCTATTGCAAAAGTAGAAAAAGCCAGAGCTTTAGTAGATAAGCTTGTAGATGAAAATAAAGTAGTATACGGTATAACTACTGGATTTGGAAAGTTCAGTGATGTTGTAATCACTGGAGAGGAAACAAAAACATTACAAAGAAATCTGATTATAAGTCATGCTTGTGGAGTAGGCAATCCCTTAGATGAGGAAGTAGTTAGGGGAATTATGTTACTTAGAGCCAATGCTTTATCTAAAGGTTTTTCTGGTATAAGATTATCTACATTAAATACATTAGTAGAAATGTTAAATAAAAAGGTTCATCCTATTATTCCAGAAAAAGGTTCCCTTGGAGCCAGTGGGGATTTAGCGCCACTTTCCCATATGGTACTAGTTATGATAGGTGAAGGTGAGGCTATATATGAAGGAAAAAGAATGTCTGGTAAAGAGGCAATGGAAAAAGCAAATATACAAACTGTTGAATTAACATCAAAAGAAGGGTTAGCATTAATTAATGGAACCCAAGTAATGACATCAATTGGAGCATTGACAATACACGATTCTATAGTTTTAAGTAAAACAGCTGATATTGCAGCTTCATTAACAATAGAGGCTTTAAATGGTATAACTGATGCTTTTGATCCTAGAGTTCATAAAGTGAGAGCTCATGAAGGACAAATTAATACAGCTAAAAACCTATTAACACTATTAGAAAATAGTGATATGACTACAAGACAAGGAGAAGTTAGGGTACAAGATGCTTATTCTTTAAGATGTTTACCTCAAATTCATGGTGGAAGTAAGGATTGCTTTAAATATGTAAAGGAAAAAATAGAAATAGAAATGAATTCAGCAACAGATAATCCTTTAATATTTGTAGAGGAAGAAGAAATAATTTCAGGTGGAAACTTCCATGGTCAGCCAATGGCTCTAAGTTTCGATTTCTTAGGAATAGGTTTATCTGAACTTGCAAACATATCTGAAAGAAGATTGGAAAGATTAGTAAATCCAGCTTTGAGTAATGGATTACCTGCATTTTTAGTTGAAAAAGGTGGACTTAATTCAGGGTTTATGATAGTGCAATATTCAGCAGCATCTTTAGTATCAGAAAATAAAGTATTGGCTCATCCAGCCAGTGTAGATTCAATACCATCTTCTGCTAATCAAGAAGACCATGTATCTATGGGAACTATTGCAGCAAGAAAGGCTAGAGAGATATTAGGAAATGTAAGGAAAGTCCTAGCAATGGAAATATTAGCTGCTTGTCAAGGAATAGATTTAAGAGAAAATAAAGGATTAGGAAAAGGAACCAATATAGTTTATAATATAGTAAGAGAGAATATTCCTTTTATGGAAGATGATAGGGTTATGTCTTGTGATATAAATAAATCAGAGGATATAATCAAAAGTGAAGAGATAGTTAATGCAGTTGAAAAAGAAGTTGGAAAATTATTATAG
- a CDS encoding MarR family transcriptional regulator: MNQNTGYESVANIERYLRKVDYIIRKKGRVILADFNITVPQFSALQILINKGNMTIGELSQNMALACSTITDLIDRMEKADLVARKKDDKDKRVVRVEVLPKGYDILEKVLNKRIEFLSGKLSDFKDGDKERLDLGLKALYEAMKNESQD, translated from the coding sequence ATGAACCAAAATACAGGCTATGAAAGTGTAGCTAATATAGAAAGATATTTAAGAAAAGTAGATTATATTATAAGGAAAAAAGGTAGAGTGATATTAGCTGATTTTAATATTACTGTACCTCAATTTTCAGCTCTACAAATATTAATCAATAAGGGAAATATGACTATAGGGGAATTAAGCCAGAATATGGCTCTAGCTTGTAGTACTATTACAGACCTTATAGATAGAATGGAGAAGGCGGATTTAGTAGCTAGAAAAAAAGATGACAAGGATAAGAGAGTGGTTAGAGTAGAGGTATTGCCTAAGGGATATGATATTTTAGAAAAGGTATTAAATAAACGAATTGAATTTTTATCGGGGAAACTAAGTGACTTTAAAGATGGGGATAAAGAAAGACTAGACTTGGGATTAAAGGCTTTATATGAGGCTATGAAAAATGAATCTCAAGATTAG
- a CDS encoding YegS/Rv2252/BmrU family lipid kinase, with amino-acid sequence MKKVKVIFNPSSGRQSTERRLDRLCKLLLDDGYLVNKFITKKKNDAMLETIKACEGDWDIIIVSGGDGTVNEVAKGIAHSKRKVPVAILSSGTVNDFANYMKIPKNINEFYEMIKREKFIDVDLGKVNDEYFVNVAAGGILSNVGYQVLPETKMVLGRLAYYIEGLKEITLQNLESIELNIESDEYSLNEEVLLFIISNSSSIGGFKKLAPEADVLDGLLDVVIIKKSGVPDLASIFINIFSGEHINHPNVLYFKSKSVKLKANRDVPIDLDGEYGGTLPATFEIVPNAFRIII; translated from the coding sequence ATGAAAAAAGTTAAGGTAATATTTAATCCATCTTCGGGAAGACAATCTACAGAAAGAAGATTAGATCGTCTATGCAAACTATTATTAGATGATGGATATTTAGTAAATAAGTTTATTACTAAAAAAAAAAATGATGCTATGTTAGAGACTATTAAAGCCTGCGAAGGAGATTGGGATATTATAATTGTCAGTGGTGGAGATGGGACGGTAAATGAAGTAGCGAAGGGAATAGCTCATAGTAAAAGAAAGGTACCTGTAGCTATTTTGTCATCTGGAACAGTAAATGATTTTGCCAATTATATGAAAATCCCAAAAAATATTAATGAATTCTATGAGATGATAAAAAGAGAAAAATTCATAGATGTGGATTTAGGAAAAGTTAATGATGAGTACTTCGTTAATGTGGCAGCAGGCGGAATTTTATCAAATGTAGGATATCAAGTATTACCTGAGACGAAAATGGTTCTAGGTAGGTTAGCCTATTATATAGAAGGTTTGAAAGAAATAACTCTTCAAAATTTAGAATCTATAGAACTAAATATAGAAAGTGATGAATACTCTTTAAATGAAGAGGTATTACTATTTATTATATCTAATAGCTCCTCTATTGGGGGATTTAAAAAATTAGCACCAGAGGCTGATGTTCTTGATGGGTTATTAGATGTAGTGATTATAAAAAAATCTGGAGTTCCGGACTTAGCAAGTATCTTTATCAATATATTTAGTGGTGAACATATCAATCATCCAAATGTACTTTATTTTAAATCAAAGAGTGTAAAGCTAAAAGCTAATAGAGATGTTCCCATTGATTTAGATGGCGAATATGGAGGAACGCTGCCAGCTACCTTTGAAATAGTACCGAATGCCTTTAGAATTATTATATAA